One genomic segment of Drosophila willistoni isolate 14030-0811.24 chromosome 2R unlocalized genomic scaffold, UCI_dwil_1.1 Seg200, whole genome shotgun sequence includes these proteins:
- the LOC6641687 gene encoding UPF0585 protein CG18661 isoform X2, with product MSAGGNNKLHYPSADRNSQPIAEALLAQIDRQSPNLKLLEIASGSGQHTGYLAALLPNISFQPTEYDKGLFSSITAYVQDCVTGNINPPIHVDISQDVKQWKVQFPTSSYDYMFNSNMMHISPWTCSIGLFRAAGELLKSGGKLFTYGPYAQDGDLTPQSNVDFDQGLKRRDPTWGVRDIRDLKQLADANGLKLEKLVDMPSNNKFLTWLKL from the exons ATGAG CGCTGGCGGCAACAACAAACTTCATTATCCCTCGGCTGATAGGAACTCCCAGCCCATTGCGGAGGCGCTGCTCGCTCAAATTGATAGACAGTCGCCAAATTTGAAACTATTGGAAATTGCATCAGGATCGGGTCAACACACTGGCTACTTGGCTGCCCTTTTGCCCAACATTAGCTTTCAGCCCACGGAGTACGATAAAGGTCTGTTTTCTTCAATTACCGCCTATGTTCAGGATTGCGTTACGGGTAATATTAATCCACCCATTCACGTGGACATTTCTCAAGATGTAAAGCAATGGAAGGTTCAATTTCCAACCAGTTCATACGATTACATGTTTAACTCGAATATGATGCACATAAGTCCTTGGACCTGCTCCATAGGGTTATTTAGAGCTGCAGGAGAATTGCTTAAGTCTGGAGGAAAGTTATTTACCTATGGACCATATGCTCAAGATGGTGACTTAACTCCACAAAGCAATGTCGACTTTGATCAAGGCCTTAAAAGACGTGATCCCACTTGGGGCGTTAGAGACATTAGAGATCTAAAACAATTAGCCGATGCAAATGGCTTAAAATTGGAAAAATTGGTAGATATGCCGTCGAATAATAAGTTTTTAACTTGGCTCAAATTGTAA
- the LOC6641686 gene encoding COP9 signalosome complex subunit 2: protein MSDNDDDFMCDDDEDYGLEYSEDSNSEPDVDLENQYYNSKALKEEEPKAALASFQKVLDLENGEKGEWGFKALKQMIKINFRLCNFDEMMVRYKQLLTYIKSAVTRNHSEKSINSILDYISTSKNMALLQNFYETTLDALRDAKNDRLWFKTNTKLGKLYFDRSDFTKLQKILKQLHQSCQTDDGEDDLKKGTQLLEIYALEIQMYTVQKNNKKLKALYEQSLHIKSAIPHPLIMGVIRECGGKMHLSEGEFEKAHTDFFEAFKNYDESGSPRRTTCLKYLVLANMLMKSGINPFDSQEAKPYKNDPEILAMTNLVNSYQNNDINEFETILRQHRSNIMADQFIREHIEDLLRNIRTQVLIKLIRPYKNIAIPFIANALNIEPAEVESLLVSCILDDTIKGRIDQVNQVLQLDKVNSSAARYNALEKWSNQIQSLQFAVVQKMA, encoded by the exons ATGTctgacaatgatgatgatttcATGTGCGACGATGATGAGGATTATGGCTTG GAATATTCGGAAGATAGCAACTCGGAACCGGATGTAGATCTAGAGAATCAGTACTATAACAGCAAAGCTCTGAAAGAGGAAGAACCAAAAGCCGCATTGGCCAGTTTTCAAAAGGTTCTCGATCTGGAGAATGGCGAAAAGGGGGAATGGGGCTTCAAGGCATTGAAGCaaatgataaaaattaattttagattG TGCAACTTTGATGAAATGATGGTGCGCTATAAGCAATTGCTTACCTACATTAAGAGCGCTGTGACTAGGAACCACTCGGAGAAAAGCATTAATTCCATATTGGACTACATATCTACTTCAAAGAAT ATGGCCCTGCTACAGAATTTCTATGAGACAACTTTGGATGCTTTACGTGATGCCAAAAATGATCGTTTGTGGTTCAAAACAAATACCAAATTGGGTAAACTATATTTCGATCGCAGTGATTTTACGAAATTGCAAAAAATACTCAAACAATTGCATCAAAGTTGTCAAACCGATGATGGAGAGGATGATCTCAAGAAGGGCACCCAATTGCTTGAGATCTATGCATTGGAGATACAAATGTATACGGTTCAGAAGAATAATAAGAAACTGAAGGCTTTGTATGAGCAATCTTTGCACATTAAATCGGCTATACCGCATCCCCTGATCATGGGCGTTATACGTGAATGCGGCGGCAAAATGCATTTAAGTGAGGGTGAATTCGAAAAGGCACACACCGATTTCTTTGAGGCCTTTAAAAACTACGATGAAAGCGGCTCACCCAGGCGCACTACTTGCCTTAAATATTTGGTTTTGGCCAATAT GCTAATGAAATCGGGTATTAATCCCTTTGATTCGCAGGAAGCTAAACCCTATAAGAATGATCCAGAAATTTTAGCCATGACAAATCTGGTTAACTCGTATCAAAATAATGATATCAATGAATTTGAAACCATTTTACGTCAACATCGCAGCAACATAATGGCCGATCAATTTATACGAGAGCATATTGAAGATTTATTGCGTAACATACGTACTCAGGTGCTGATCAAATTGATTAGGCCATACAAGAACATAGCCATACCCTTCATAGCCAATGCCCTAAACATTGAACCAGCTGAAGTGGAAAGCCTTTTAGTGTCCTGCATACTCGATGA CACCATCAAAGGTCGCATCGATCAGGTCAATCAAGTACTTCAATTGGATAAAGTTAATAGCAGTGCTGCCCGTTATAATGCCCTGGAGAAATGGTCCAACCAAATCCAATCACTGCAATTTGCTGTTGTCCAAAAAATGGCTTAA
- the LOC6641687 gene encoding UPF0585 protein CG18661 isoform X1, whose amino-acid sequence MSLTQTFKRLLHISCRLSAGGNNKLHYPSADRNSQPIAEALLAQIDRQSPNLKLLEIASGSGQHTGYLAALLPNISFQPTEYDKGLFSSITAYVQDCVTGNINPPIHVDISQDVKQWKVQFPTSSYDYMFNSNMMHISPWTCSIGLFRAAGELLKSGGKLFTYGPYAQDGDLTPQSNVDFDQGLKRRDPTWGVRDIRDLKQLADANGLKLEKLVDMPSNNKFLTWLKL is encoded by the exons ATGAG TCTCACACAGACCTTTAAACGTCTCTTACATATTTCTTGTCGTCTCAGCGCTGGCGGCAACAACAAACTTCATTATCCCTCGGCTGATAGGAACTCCCAGCCCATTGCGGAGGCGCTGCTCGCTCAAATTGATAGACAGTCGCCAAATTTGAAACTATTGGAAATTGCATCAGGATCGGGTCAACACACTGGCTACTTGGCTGCCCTTTTGCCCAACATTAGCTTTCAGCCCACGGAGTACGATAAAGGTCTGTTTTCTTCAATTACCGCCTATGTTCAGGATTGCGTTACGGGTAATATTAATCCACCCATTCACGTGGACATTTCTCAAGATGTAAAGCAATGGAAGGTTCAATTTCCAACCAGTTCATACGATTACATGTTTAACTCGAATATGATGCACATAAGTCCTTGGACCTGCTCCATAGGGTTATTTAGAGCTGCAGGAGAATTGCTTAAGTCTGGAGGAAAGTTATTTACCTATGGACCATATGCTCAAGATGGTGACTTAACTCCACAAAGCAATGTCGACTTTGATCAAGGCCTTAAAAGACGTGATCCCACTTGGGGCGTTAGAGACATTAGAGATCTAAAACAATTAGCCGATGCAAATGGCTTAAAATTGGAAAAATTGGTAGATATGCCGTCGAATAATAAGTTTTTAACTTGGCTCAAATTGTAA
- the LOC6641688 gene encoding trypsin 5G1, translating into MELSLLLLLLVPAGCLGLPQPQTYRRPRLDGRIVGGVATTIESIPYQVSLQRSYHFCGGSLIGPGLVLTAAHCTEGSIILQSKVRIGSTRTDDGGLLVGIKRLHRHPLFNVYTIDYDFAILELEDYDQTNVTQGFVKLPKPNADLKDGSAVLVSGWGNTQSQQEPTNVLRSVIVPKVNQTMCTQAYSTFGNITERMMCAGLPEGGKDACQGDSGGPLVSNNTLWGVVSWGYGCARPDYPGVYSRVAAVRDWIQEVSGI; encoded by the coding sequence ATGGAGTTGAGTCTGCTGCTATTACTGCTCGTCCCAGCAGGTTGCCTAGGTCTGCCTCAGCCTCAAACATATAGGAGACCTCGTCTAGATGGACGTATTGTGGGCGGAGTGGCAACCACAATCGAGAGTATTCCATATCAGGTGTCTTTGCAGCGTAGCTATCATTTCTGTGGTGGATCTTTAATTGGTCCTGGTTTAGTTTTAACTGCCGCCCATTGCACTGAAGGATCAATTATACTTCAATCCAAGGTTCGCATAGGCTCAACACGCACAGATGATGGTGGTTTGTTGGTGGGAATTAAGCGATTGCATCGTCATCCCCTATTCAATGTCTATACAATTGATTATGATTTCGCAATTCTGGAACTGGAGGACTACGACCAGACGAATGTAACTCAAGGATTTGTGAAATTACCCAAACCAAATGCGGACTTGAAAGATGGTTCGGCTGTTCTGGTCTCCGGCTGGGGTAACACACAAAGTCAACAGGAACCCACTAATGTATTGAGATCTGTGATTGTGCCCAAAGTGAATCAGACGATGTGCACCCAGGCGTACAGTACCTTTGGCAACATTACCGAACGTATGATGTGTGCTGGTCTACCAGAGGGTGGCAAAGATGCCTGCCAGGGGGATTCTGGTGGACCGTTAGTTTCCAACAACACGCTTTGGGGTGTTGTGTCCTGGGGCTACGGTTGTGCTCGTCCGGATTATCCAGGAGTTTATTCTAGAGTTGCAGCTGTTCGAGATTGGATACAAGAAGTGAGTGGAATTTAA